In Populus nigra chromosome 1, ddPopNigr1.1, whole genome shotgun sequence, one genomic interval encodes:
- the LOC133675460 gene encoding uncharacterized protein At2g29880-like — translation MSSTQNVKCKGKHFTWSKPMSHMLLEILAEEALKGSKPSSTFKAESFVKVATEISQKFNVQCEPKHVDNHLKTVKKEWGIITKLKNKSGFGWDDCLKMITVSKDVYDEEVKAHPNHDKYLNKKLDMYEAMAIVVGKDMATGNYAKSYADVNLEENTEEQSISIENEGEYEETSKGKETSSSSTQKRQHRKRNRMYEDDGVEKLSKQIGDVALAIQSLSKNQLDVNALYAEVMKIEGFDEITLGEAFDHLVQNEMLAKAFMAKNANLRKIWVQNFVNQHYYRAAC, via the exons atgagtTCCACGCAGAATGTAAAATGCAAGGGCAAGCACTTCACATGGTCTAAACCTATGTCTCACATGTTACTTGAGATATTAGCTGAGGAGGCACTTAAAGGAAGCAAACCTTCTTCCACCTTTAAAGCAGAATCTTTTGTTAAGGTGGCTACAGAAATCAGTCAAAAGTTCAACGTGCAATGCGAGCCTAAACATGTGGACAATCATCTCAAGACTgtgaaaaaagaatggggaataataaccaaacttaaaaataaaagtggcttTGGCTGGGATGATTGTTTGAAGATGATTACTGTTTCGAAAGATGTATATGATGAAGAAGTAaag GCACATCCCAATCATGACAagtatctcaacaaaaaactCGATATGTACGAGGCAATGGcaattgttgttggaaaagacATGGCAACCGGGAATTATGCCAAatcatatgctgatgtcaacttggaagagaacactgaagagcaatcaatttcaattgaaaatgaaggggaatatgaagaaacttctaagggaaaagagacatcttcctctagtacgcaaaagaggcaacataggaagagaaatcgcatgtatgaagatgatggtgttgaaaagTTGTCTAAACAGATTGGAGATGTAGCACTTGCAATTCAAAGCCTcagcaaaaatcaacttgatgttaatgcgTTGTATGCGGaagtgatgaaaattgaaggctTTGATGAGATCACTCTTGGGGAGGCATTTGATCATTTGGtccaaaatgaaatgttggcaaaagcatttatggcaaaaaatgctaatttgaggaaaatttgGGTTCAGAATTTTGTGAACCAACACTACTACAGGGCTGCTTGCTAA
- the LOC133681136 gene encoding uncharacterized protein LOC133681136, with protein MRNILHRHYYNPLIVRTLPSSTMVSSSLALPSVSLKTLSFTSSDAFNKGNRGFGLKNGKRSRILMSLSVGSQNQTVVVDNILFIDYKPTSAFLFPGQGAQAVGMGKEAQSVSAAAQLYEKANDILGYDLVELCTSGPKEKLDSTVISQPAIYVTSLAAVEVLRARDGGQQIIDSVDVTCGLSLGEYTALAFAGAFSFEDGLKLVKLRGEAMQEAADAAKSAMVSVIGLDADKVQHLCDAANQDVDEDNKVQIANYLCPGNYAVSGGFMGVEAVEAKAKSFKARMTVRLAVAGAFHTSFMEPAVSRLEAALAATEIRQPRIPVISNVDAQPHADPATIKKILARQVTSPVQWETTVKTLLAKGLKKSYELGPGKVIAGIVKRMDKKAETENIGA; from the exons ATGCGCAATATCCTTCACCGCCACTACTACAACCCTCTTATCGTACGCACACTTCCTTCTTCAACCATGGTATCTTCTTCTCTCGCTCTCCCTTCCGTCTCTCTTAAAACCCTCTCTTTCACGTCTTCCGATGCTTTTAATAAAGGAAATCGAGGATTTGGTCTTAAAAATGGGAAACGATCTAGGATTCTTATGAGCTTGTCAGTTGGATCTCAAAATCAAACTGTTGTTgttgataatattttgtttatcgATTATAAGCCTACGTCTGCCTTTTTGTTTCCCGGTCAG GGTGCCCAAGCTGTTGGGATGGGAAAGGAGGCTCAAAGCGTGTCAGCTGCTGCTCAGTTGTACGAAAAAGCAAATGATATATTGGG GTATGATCTTGTAGAACTCTGCACCAGTGGTCCGAAAGAGAAGCTCGATTCCACTGTTATAAGTCAG CCTGCTATTTATGTCACAAGTCTAGCTGCAGTTGAAGTGCTCCGAGCTCGTGATGGAGGCCAGCAGATAATTGACTCTGTTGATGTCACATGTGGTCTCAGCTTGGGAGAATATACTGCTTTAGCATTTGCTGGAGCCTTCAG CTTCGAAGATGGACTCAAGCTGGTCAAACTAAGGGGTGAAGCCATGCAG GAAGCTGCCGATGCTGCTAAAAGTGCCATGGTCAGCGTCATCGGACTGGACGCTGACAAAGTTCAACACTTGTGTGATGCAGCCAATCAAGACGTTGATGAGGATAATAAAGTTCAGATTGCGAATTACCTGTGTCCT GGTAATTATGCTGTATCTGGAGGTTTTATGGGAGTGGAAGCAGTAGAGGCTAAAGCAAAGTCATTCAAAGCTCGAATGACA GTGCGTTTAGCAGTTGCTGGTGCTTTCCATACAAGTTTCATGGAACCAGCTGTCTCAAGATTGGAAGCTGCTTTGGCAGCCACTGAAATTAGACAACCAAGAATACCGGTTATATCCAATGTTGATGCACAACCACATGCAGATCCTGCCACAATTAAGAAGATCTTGGCACGCCAA GTGACTTCTCCTGTTCAATGGGAAACAACAGTGAAGACTCTCCTGGCCAAAGGGCTGAAGAAGAGTTACGAATTAGGACCTGGAAAG GTTATTGCTGGCATTGTCAAGAGAATGGACAAGAAAGCAGAAACAGAGAATATAGGCGCCTGA
- the LOC133669014 gene encoding probable protein phosphatase 2C 26 isoform X1: protein MAMVTVFRASISRSLPTSFPNLLSSSSNRNSIPKKHRLLCYAASSQTKTIRSEVSFCIGTHLIPHPKKVERGGEDAFLVSDYNGGVIAVADGVSGWAEQNVDPSLFPQELMANASCLVEDEEVNYDPQILIRKAHAATSAVGSATVIVAMLETNGTLKIANVGDCGLRAIRGDRIIFSTSPQEHYFDCPYQLSSEMVGQTYLDAVVSRVEVMEGDTIVMGSDGLFDNVFDHEIVSTVAGHGDVAAAAKALANLASIHSTNSEFESPYSLEARSKGFDVPFWKKVLGMKLTGGKLDDITVIVGQVVRSQHVSLLAEDQTVEAHTEQENKLES from the exons ATGGCGATGGTTACCGTTTTTAGGGCTTCGATTTCTCGGTCTCTCCCAACCTCTTTTCCTAATCTGTTATCATCGTCATCGAACAGAAACTCAATTCCTAAGAAACACAGGTTACTGTGCTATGCAGCTTCATCACAAACCAAAACAATTCG GTCAGAGGTATCCTTTTGCATTGGAACTCACTTGATTCCACATCCTAAAAAG GTCGAAAGAGGTGGGGAAGATGCATTCCTTGTCAGCGACTACAATGGTGGCGTTATTGCTGTTGCTGATGGTGTCTCTGG TTGGGCTGAACAGAATGTCGATCCTTCGTTATTCCCACAGGAATTGATGGCCAATGCTTCATGTCTCGTGGAGGATGAGGAG GTTAACTATGATCCCCAAATTCTCATAAGGAAAGCACATGCTGCCACTTCTGCTGTCGGTTCGGCTACTGT AATTGTTGCCATGTTGGAGACGAATGGAACACTAAAGATCGCTAATGTTGGGGATTGTGGACTGAGGGCTATCCGTGGAG ACCGAATAATTTTTTCCACATCTCCACAAGAACATTATTTCGATTGTCCCTACCAGCTGAGCTCAGAAATGGTTGGGCAAACATACCTTGATGCGGTG GTTAGCAGGGTGGAAGTAATGGAAGGAGACACCATAGTGATGGGCTCAGATGGGCTTTTTGACAACGTTTTTGATCATGAGATTGTTTCGACAGTTGCTGGACATGGTGATGTTGCTGCGGCTG CAAAGGCATTAGCTAACCTAGCGAGCATTCATTCTACGAATTCAGAATTTGAATCCCCCTATTCATTGGAAGCCAGATCAAAG GGATTTGATGTTCCTTTCTGGAAGAAAGTTCTTGGCATGAAGCTCACTG GTGGGAAACTTGATGATATCACTGTGATTGTTGGTCAGGTTGTGAGGTCACAACATGTCTCCCTGTTGGCTGAGGATCAGACAGTTGAAGCTCATACagaacaagaaaataaactcgaatcatag
- the LOC133669014 gene encoding probable protein phosphatase 2C 26 isoform X2 has product MANASCLVEDEEVNYDPQILIRKAHAATSAVGSATVIVAMLETNGTLKIANVGDCGLRAIRGDRIIFSTSPQEHYFDCPYQLSSEMVGQTYLDAVVSRVEVMEGDTIVMGSDGLFDNVFDHEIVSTVAGHGDVAAAAKALANLASIHSTNSEFESPYSLEARSKGFDVPFWKKVLGMKLTGGKLDDITVIVGQVVRSQHVSLLAEDQTVEAHTEQENKLES; this is encoded by the exons ATGGCCAATGCTTCATGTCTCGTGGAGGATGAGGAG GTTAACTATGATCCCCAAATTCTCATAAGGAAAGCACATGCTGCCACTTCTGCTGTCGGTTCGGCTACTGT AATTGTTGCCATGTTGGAGACGAATGGAACACTAAAGATCGCTAATGTTGGGGATTGTGGACTGAGGGCTATCCGTGGAG ACCGAATAATTTTTTCCACATCTCCACAAGAACATTATTTCGATTGTCCCTACCAGCTGAGCTCAGAAATGGTTGGGCAAACATACCTTGATGCGGTG GTTAGCAGGGTGGAAGTAATGGAAGGAGACACCATAGTGATGGGCTCAGATGGGCTTTTTGACAACGTTTTTGATCATGAGATTGTTTCGACAGTTGCTGGACATGGTGATGTTGCTGCGGCTG CAAAGGCATTAGCTAACCTAGCGAGCATTCATTCTACGAATTCAGAATTTGAATCCCCCTATTCATTGGAAGCCAGATCAAAG GGATTTGATGTTCCTTTCTGGAAGAAAGTTCTTGGCATGAAGCTCACTG GTGGGAAACTTGATGATATCACTGTGATTGTTGGTCAGGTTGTGAGGTCACAACATGTCTCCCTGTTGGCTGAGGATCAGACAGTTGAAGCTCATACagaacaagaaaataaactcgaatcatag
- the LOC133669029 gene encoding uncharacterized protein LOC133669029, with protein MATDAAATKFQNPADFRPDFHPEKISSTTTYDGLHFWQYMISGSIAGLVEHMAMFPVDTVKTHMQAIGSCPIKSVSVTHVLNSLLKSEGPAALYRGIAAMALGAGPAHAVHFSFYEVCKKHLSRDNPNSSIAHAVSGVCATVASDAVFTPMDMVKQRLQLGSDSVYKGVWDCVKRVVREEGFGAFYASYRTTVLMNAPFTAVYFTIYEAAKKGLMEISPDSVNDERWVVHATAGAAAGALAAAVTTPLDVVKTQLQCQGVCGCDRFKSGSIGDVIKAILQKDGYRGLMRGWIPRMLFHSPAAAISWSTYEASKSFFHKLNSNSNSDNVT; from the exons ATGGCCACCGACGCCGCCGCCACCAAATTCCAAAACCCCGCTGATTTCCGGCCCGATTTCCACCCGGAGAAAATATCCTCCACAACCACCTACGATGGCCTCCATTTTTGGCAATACATGATTTCCGGTTCAATAGCCGGTCTTGTAGAACACATGGCTATGTTCCCTGTTGACACAGTCAAGACCCATATGCAAGCAATCGGGTCTTGCCCGATTAAATCCGTAAGCGTAACCCATGTCCTCAATTCCCTTCTTAAATCCGAGGGCCCTGCTGCCCTTTACCGTGGCATTGCCGCGATGGCTCTCGGCGCTGGTCCCGCCCATGCTgtccatttttcattttatgaagTCTGTAAGAAACATCTGTCGCGAGATAACCCAAATAGTTCAATTGCGCATGCGGTTTCTGGTGTTTGTGCAACGGTTGCTAGCGATGCGGTTTTCACACCGATGGACATGGTAAAGCAGAGATTGCAATTGGGGAGTGACAGTGTCTATAAGGGTGTTTGGGATTGTGTTAAGAGGGTGGTGAGAGAAGAGGGGTTTGGTGCATTTTATGCTTCGTATAGGACTACTGTTTTGATGAATGCACCATTTACAGCGGTTTATTTTACGATTTATGAAGCTGCGAAGAAGGGTTTGATGGAGATTTCGCCGGATAGTGTGAATGATGAGAGGTGGGTTGTTCATGCTACTGCGGGTGCTGCTGCTGGAGCTTTGGCCGCTGCAGTTACCACGCCACTTGATGTTGTTAAAACTCAATTGCAGTGTCAG GGTGTTTGTGGATGTGACAGATTTAAAAGTGGTTCGATTGGAGATGTGATTAAAGCAATACTTCAAAAGGATGGCTACAGAGGCCTCATGAGAGGTTGGATCCCAAGGATGCTTTTCCATTCACCAGCTGCAGCAATCTCGTGGTCTACCTACGAAGCCTCAAAATCTTTCTTCCATAAACTCAATAGTAACAGTAACAGCGACAATGTCACTTGA